In Methanothermococcus thermolithotrophicus DSM 2095, one DNA window encodes the following:
- the rpl12p gene encoding 50S ribosomal protein P1, with amino-acid sequence MEYIYASLLLHSAGKEITEDAVKAVLSAAGVEVEDARVKALVAALEGVDIEEAIEKAAMPVAAAAAPAAAPAEEPKEEKKEEKKEEDTTAAAAAGLGALFG; translated from the coding sequence ATGGAATACATATACGCATCATTATTATTACACTCAGCAGGTAAAGAAATTACAGAAGACGCTGTTAAAGCTGTATTAAGCGCAGCTGGTGTTGAAGTAGAAGACGCTAGAGTTAAAGCTTTAGTAGCTGCATTAGAAGGAGTAGACATTGAAGAAGCTATCGAAAAAGCTGCTATGCCAGTTGCAGCTGCAGCAGCTCCTGCAGCAGCTCCTGCTGAAGAACCTAAAGAAGAAAAGAAAGAAGAGAAAAAAGAAGAAGACACCACAGCTGCAGCTGCAGCAGGTCTCGGTGCTTTATTCGGATAA
- the hisH gene encoding imidazole glycerol phosphate synthase subunit HisH, translating to MIAIIDYNAGNLRSIEKAVELYTNDVVVTSDPETILSADKLILPGVGNFGDAVKNLSKSVDKDESSLKDIINNSINKVPFLGICLGMQLLLERSEENSALSGLGAIKGNVVKFKDVGKIPHMGWNNVEQVKDIPLFEGIKNNEYFYFVHSYHVNPSEKEVIAGLCEYGYSFPCVLNKDNIYATQFHPEKSGKSGLKMIENFVELI from the coding sequence GTGATTGCAATAATCGACTACAATGCTGGGAATTTAAGAAGTATTGAAAAAGCTGTTGAACTATATACTAACGATGTAGTTGTAACTAGCGATCCTGAAACCATTTTAAGTGCGGATAAACTTATATTACCTGGTGTGGGAAATTTCGGAGACGCGGTGAAAAACTTATCCAAAAGCGTAGATAAAGACGAGAGCTCATTAAAGGATATTATTAACAATAGCATCAATAAAGTTCCATTCTTAGGCATATGCTTAGGGATGCAGTTGCTCTTAGAGAGAAGTGAAGAGAACAGTGCTTTAAGTGGTTTAGGTGCCATAAAAGGAAATGTAGTTAAATTCAAAGACGTAGGAAAGATACCGCACATGGGATGGAACAACGTAGAACAGGTTAAAGATATTCCACTTTTCGAAGGAATAAAAAATAACGAATACTTTTATTTTGTTCATTCCTATCACGTAAACCCTTCAGAAAAAGAAGTTATAGCAGGTCTATGCGAATATGGATATAGTTTTCCATGCGTATTGAACAAAGATAACATATACGCTACGCAATTTCATCCTGAAAAAAGTGGAAAATCTGGCTTAAAAATGATAGAAAACTTTGTAGAATTAATTTAA
- a CDS encoding TATA-box-binding protein, which produces MEPEIKIVNVVVSTQIGTDIDLEYAADILDNAEYEPEQFPGLVCRLSDPKVALLIFRSGKLNCTGAKSKEDAEIAIKKIIKELKDAGMDIIDNPEVNVQNMVATADLGIEPNLDDISTLEGTEYEPEQFPGLVYRLSDPKVVVLIFGSGKVVITGLKKKDDAYLALDKILSTLKELEEEYY; this is translated from the coding sequence ATGGAACCTGAAATAAAAATTGTAAACGTGGTTGTCTCCACACAGATTGGAACAGATATAGACTTGGAATATGCTGCTGATATATTAGACAATGCAGAATACGAACCTGAACAGTTTCCTGGCTTGGTTTGTAGATTAAGTGATCCAAAAGTTGCATTGCTTATATTTAGAAGCGGTAAATTAAATTGTACCGGTGCTAAGAGCAAAGAAGATGCTGAAATAGCGATAAAAAAAATAATAAAAGAGTTAAAAGACGCAGGAATGGACATAATAGATAATCCAGAAGTTAATGTTCAAAACATGGTGGCTACAGCAGACCTAGGTATTGAACCTAACTTGGATGATATCTCAACACTTGAAGGTACTGAATACGAACCTGAACAGTTTCCTGGTTTAGTTTACAGACTGAGCGACCCAAAAGTTGTTGTCTTAATATTTGGCAGTGGTAAAGTTGTTATCACCGGCTTAAAGAAAAAAGACGATGCATATTTAGCACTTGATAAAATCTTGAGCACATTAAAAGAACTAGAAGAAGAATATTACTAA
- a CDS encoding PHP domain-containing protein gives MDKDNIKADMHIHTKYSGLMKYMGLKFPDSVEEPKNVMKWARKNDIDVVAITDHNTIRGALETKKLEKEYGVEVIVGSEIMSKDGEIIGLFLNQEIPAGLSAEETIEKIHEQGGLAIAPHPYSPICKALGDKIFELKLDGAEVFNAYHRDGIVNNLALDRIMKNYHKCPIAVLGNSDAHLAKMVGNGHTKFKGNSADDLYDAIVKRKTSFGGAPTPLSDIILWSYNVVYVSEKILLKSAVRKEDTIFKMPTSRVKKLHAVFGGLIYIATPLPIVAGILGNFYLKKKAKAKLKEVF, from the coding sequence ATGGATAAAGATAATATCAAAGCAGATATGCACATACACACCAAATATTCGGGATTGATGAAATACATGGGTTTAAAATTCCCAGATTCTGTGGAAGAACCAAAAAATGTGATGAAATGGGCAAGAAAAAACGATATAGATGTTGTGGCAATCACAGATCATAATACTATAAGGGGAGCTCTAGAAACCAAAAAACTGGAAAAGGAATATGGTGTTGAGGTCATTGTGGGAAGCGAGATAATGTCAAAGGATGGGGAGATCATTGGTTTGTTTTTAAACCAAGAAATTCCAGCTGGACTGTCAGCAGAGGAAACAATCGAAAAAATACACGAACAAGGAGGTTTGGCAATAGCTCCCCATCCATACAGCCCAATATGTAAGGCCCTTGGAGATAAAATTTTTGAATTGAAACTTGATGGAGCTGAGGTATTCAATGCATACCATAGGGATGGTATTGTAAATAATCTTGCATTGGATAGAATTATGAAAAACTATCACAAATGTCCTATAGCAGTTTTAGGTAATAGTGATGCTCATCTTGCTAAGATGGTTGGAAATGGCCATACAAAATTTAAGGGAAATTCAGCTGATGATTTATATGATGCAATAGTTAAGAGGAAAACTTCATTTGGAGGAGCTCCAACTCCGCTTTCAGATATAATTCTATGGAGCTACAATGTAGTTTATGTATCGGAAAAAATTTTATTAAAATCGGCAGTTAGAAAGGAAGATACAATTTTCAAAATGCCTACATCAAGGGTTAAAAAGCTCCATGCAGTTTTTGGAGGATTGATCTATATTGCCACGCCACTTCCAATAGTTGCAGGAATTCTCGGAAACTTCTATCTAAAAAAGAAAGCCAAGGCTAAATTAAAAGAAGTATTTTAA
- a CDS encoding bifunctional ADP-dependent NAD(P)H-hydrate dehydratase/NAD(P)H-hydrate epimerase: MKKETIDNKVPQKDLQMFRYIVNKLNIKEKDVITPKEMEVIDNNCEYLGIPKILLMENAGRAVYEELLKILNSNEKIYVFCGTGNNGGDGFVVARHLSKCYDVSLILLGRSENIKTYESRENFKILKNISEFGDLTIEEVILPNDILDIIERIEQNTKKGEVIVIDAMLGTGVKGELREPFKTAVTELNRIKKEFKESLKIVSVDVETGDLNADKVVTFHKRKTILRKSEIFESSRLRKPSVFESSRNSNDDNLVVKSIGIPKSAEFIVGTGDFKTLIKRGSDSHKGENGKVLVVGGSKEFFGAPILSALAASKMADLVTVASVRNVMDALRNYPELMGYELEGDYVGEEHIDEILSVSKKYDCIVLGSGLGVNNRTKEFVNSFLKKTDKKVVIDADAIKVIDYSNFEFKDNFIFTPHKGEFEYMKEYIEQNTFNSTIVLKGRYDIIFNRHKIKINKTGNPGMTVGGTGDVLCGIIGALFAKNEPFVSSCCGAFINGYCGDLMLKKKGYYYTSMDIIDNIPKVLKLFG; this comes from the coding sequence CAACTGTGAATATCTTGGAATTCCAAAAATTTTACTTATGGAAAATGCTGGAAGGGCAGTGTATGAAGAGCTCTTAAAAATTCTTAATTCCAACGAAAAAATATATGTTTTTTGTGGGACAGGAAATAATGGCGGGGATGGGTTTGTAGTTGCCAGACATCTTTCTAAGTGTTATGATGTTAGCCTGATTTTACTCGGCAGGAGCGAGAATATAAAAACCTATGAAAGTAGGGAGAATTTTAAGATTTTAAAAAACATTTCAGAATTTGGGGATTTAACCATTGAAGAAGTTATATTACCCAATGATATTTTGGACATAATTGAAAGGATTGAACAAAATACAAAAAAAGGCGAAGTTATTGTAATAGATGCAATGTTGGGAACTGGAGTTAAGGGGGAATTAAGGGAGCCTTTTAAAACTGCAGTAACTGAATTAAACAGAATAAAAAAAGAATTTAAAGAATCCCTAAAAATAGTAAGTGTGGACGTTGAAACTGGAGATCTAAATGCCGACAAGGTTGTTACATTCCACAAGAGAAAGACCATATTACGAAAATCAGAGATTTTCGAATCCAGTAGGTTACGAAAACCTTCGGTTTTCGAATCCAGTAGGAATTCAAATGATGATAATTTAGTTGTTAAGTCAATAGGCATTCCAAAATCTGCAGAGTTTATCGTCGGTACTGGAGACTTTAAAACACTGATTAAAAGAGGTTCAGACTCACATAAGGGAGAGAATGGAAAAGTTTTAGTTGTTGGCGGTTCAAAGGAGTTTTTCGGAGCTCCGATTTTATCCGCACTGGCAGCTTCAAAAATGGCCGATTTAGTAACCGTAGCTTCTGTAAGGAATGTTATGGATGCATTAAGGAATTATCCTGAATTAATGGGTTATGAATTAGAAGGCGATTATGTTGGAGAGGAGCATATTGATGAAATACTGTCGGTTTCCAAAAAATATGATTGTATAGTTTTGGGTAGTGGTTTAGGAGTGAATAATAGAACTAAGGAATTTGTAAACTCTTTCCTTAAAAAGACTGATAAAAAAGTTGTTATTGATGCAGATGCTATAAAAGTAATAGATTATTCAAATTTTGAATTTAAGGATAACTTTATTTTTACACCCCACAAAGGAGAGTTTGAATATATGAAAGAGTATATTGAACAAAATACCTTTAATTCAACGATAGTTTTAAAGGGAAGATACGACATAATATTCAATAGACACAAGATCAAGATAAATAAAACCGGTAATCCTGGAATGACTGTTGGGGGTACTGGTGATGTTCTTTGTGGGATTATTGGAGCATTGTTTGCTAAAAATGAACCTTTTGTGTCGTCCTGTTGTGGAGCTTTTATCAATGGTTACTGTGGAGATTTAATGCTGAAAAAAAAGGGATATTATTACACTTCAATGGATATTATTGATAACATTCCTAAAGTTTTGAAACTCTTTGGGTAA
- a CDS encoding 50S ribosomal protein L10 codes for MITAESEHKIAPWKIEEVNKLKELLKNGQIVALVDMMEVPARQLQEIRDKIRGTMTLKMSRNTLIERAIKEVAEETGNPEFAKLADYIDKGAAIITTDMNPFKLYKTLEESKSPAPIKGGAVAPCDIEVKAGSTGMPPGPFLGELKSVGIPAAIEKGKIGIKEDKVVAKAGEVVSHKLAVVLSALGIKPVTVGLNLLAAYEDGVIYTPDVLKIDEEEFVQKIQDAYSKAFNLSVNAAIPTAQTIETLLQKAFANARAVSIESAFLTEKTTDDILGKAYSQMLAVAREVGDDALDDELKEKLSTAVVETKAEVEEAKEEEKEEKKEEAAPAAAGLGLLF; via the coding sequence ATGATAACGGCAGAATCCGAACATAAAATTGCCCCTTGGAAGATTGAGGAAGTTAACAAATTAAAAGAATTACTTAAAAATGGCCAAATTGTCGCATTGGTAGACATGATGGAAGTCCCTGCAAGACAACTTCAGGAAATCAGGGACAAAATTAGGGGAACAATGACCCTAAAAATGTCAAGAAACACCTTAATCGAGAGGGCTATCAAAGAGGTTGCTGAAGAAACCGGTAACCCAGAGTTTGCAAAATTAGCAGACTATATCGATAAAGGGGCAGCAATCATAACCACAGATATGAACCCATTTAAGTTATACAAAACCTTAGAAGAAAGCAAAAGTCCTGCACCTATAAAAGGTGGGGCAGTTGCTCCTTGCGATATCGAGGTTAAAGCGGGATCAACTGGAATGCCTCCAGGACCATTCCTAGGTGAATTAAAAAGCGTAGGAATTCCTGCTGCAATTGAAAAAGGTAAAATAGGAATTAAAGAAGATAAAGTAGTTGCTAAAGCTGGAGAAGTTGTTTCACACAAACTCGCAGTTGTGCTCTCTGCATTGGGTATAAAACCTGTTACAGTAGGTTTAAACTTATTAGCAGCTTACGAAGATGGTGTCATTTACACACCAGATGTGTTAAAAATAGACGAAGAAGAATTCGTACAAAAAATACAAGATGCTTACAGCAAGGCATTCAACTTGTCAGTCAACGCTGCAATACCAACAGCACAGACAATCGAAACATTGTTGCAAAAAGCATTTGCTAACGCAAGAGCTGTATCTATTGAGAGCGCATTCTTGACTGAAAAAACCACAGATGACATCCTTGGAAAAGCATACTCACAAATGCTTGCTGTTGCAAGAGAAGTTGGTGACGATGCTTTAGATGATGAATTAAAAGAAAAATTATCTACTGCAGTTGTTGAAACCAAAGCTGAAGTAGAAGAAGCTAAAGAAGAAGAGAAAGAAGAGAAAAAAGAAGAAGCAGCTCCTGCAGCAGCTGGTTTAGGATTACTCTTCTAA